From Antechinus flavipes isolate AdamAnt ecotype Samford, QLD, Australia chromosome 1, AdamAnt_v2, whole genome shotgun sequence:
agatcttttggaaGGAAGGGTTGGAAAAGTCCTGATGTGATTAAACCTTCCTTTAGGAGGGGCACACCCTCCCTGTCCATAAAGGAAAACTTCCAAAATAAGTactctcattcaattggaaatcttagCCTGGAGTATTGTCCACACATCCTCTATGGAGTTGCTCAAATTCcccagttaagtaatctcattcaatatTGAATTGAAGTCCCAAGCCTCTTTGCCTTTTGCCCTTCTGGACTTAGCCCATTGGTGAAGGTAGTTTCTTCTCGGTATCAATCCATCTTTGCAAAAGTCCTAACAGGACTCTGCCTACTAAGAAAGTTGTCATTTTAGGATACCGTTTTCTTAGAGTAAATAAATACCATTCTTTGTCACAAACTTCATGCCTGCATTTATTGGGGTTTTCGAATTCTTTTGTAAAACCTGCACAATGGCCTAGGGGATCTGGATCTCTTGTCCTCAGTTCTTACACCTCATCAATACCACAtctctcagaaaaataaatgtccATCTCAGGAACCCAGGATACATGAACACTTGTTTGCAGACAAACTGAAGTATTAGGAGccgcttgtttatttatttttttaaattataactttttattgacagatcccatgcctgggtaattttttttacaacattatcccttgtattcacttctgttccaacttttccccctccctccctccacctctcccccagatggcaagcagtgctatacatgttaaataggttacagtatatcctagatacaatatgtgtgcagaaccgaacagttctcttgttgcacagggagaattggattcaaaaggtaaaaataacccgggaagaaaaaccaaaatgcaaacagtttacattcatttcccagtgttctttctttaggtttagctacttctgtccattcttgatcaattgaaactgagttagatctttgtggaagaaatccgcttccatcagaatacatcctcaaacagtatcgttgttgaaggaTATAATGATCTAGGAGCCACTTGTTAATGGTAGctgggatctaattctgaccagaaTAGATTGAATCATGTGAGGGTGAGAATGATGCAAGATGAGAGGTGAGTACCTCTAATTTATTATGCCCCGTGCAAAATGTTTTCAAGACACAGCAAGATTATATCCCTTAAAGAAAAGCATCCATTCCTTTGCAAGCAACACCTGCTTCTAATAACTGTGTTTTCAGACAGTTATTTCCAGTTGCCAGGGTCGTGTTGGTTCCAGTGAGTGGGCTAGCTCAActtaaaagtaagaaaagtagACTCACTTGCAACTCCTTAGCTCTAATATATAGCTCAAAGGTTGTGAGAACAGATTCCTCCCTTAACTTTCAGTGCTGTAATACATAGCTGCAGGGCTGTGAACTGATCTGCCTTTATGTGCAAATCCCTATTTAACCCTTTACAAGCTTTCTGGGTTTCACAGGActgcattgttttcattttagaatGCCTAAGTGAAGTTCAATGCTTATTTGGCTGACATTGTACTCATGGCGGAAAAGGAAAGTAAGTCCAATACTGTGCAGTTCGAATTTGGAGTTTGTTGTTGGAGTTTCCAAGCTGAGGAGCGTAAACCGCATTGTTAGGAGTTCAACACTGCCTCCTTTCGTACAGTAGCTGCCAGTAAGGATGCTCATGGGTTTGGAGGGTGAGATGCTAGCTGTGGAATCTTGTGGGATGCTTTCTCCCCGGCGACGCACATAGATCTGGTCAGAATTCATTTTCTACTCCGTCACCGGCTGAAACGGCATCCCCATGTCAATATGTGTGATGGTCCACATTTATCTGAATAGATTGTCTTcaccgattttttttttttttaatctttgacaaCGTAAGATAGCTGTCACAATGGTGAGTCCCGTCCTATattctccattttgtttttgaaGTAGTGTCTTAATATCTCTAAGGCAGCATTCCACTATCCCTTGACTTTGAGAGTTATAAGGGATGCTGGGAACATGTGAAATATGCATCTCTGTACAAAAGGCTTTAAATGGGGCTGAAGTATAGGAGGGAGCATTGTCAGTTTTTAACATTACTGGAAAGCCCATGAATTGTGCAGCAGCACAAAGATGATTTATGATGTCCTGAACTCTCTCAGATTGTCTAGTGTTAGTAAACACATACTCTGGTTTTACTTAGGCTGACGCATGCACATACTTCTGGGTCCCAAAAGATGGTATGTCTGAAATCCATTTGCCAAATATCATTGTTGCTAGATGATCACCCTTAGGTTAGTAAATAATGAACCTACAGGAGCCTTCTGGTAAGGAACATAGAAATGCAGGACTTTACTATTGGTCTAGCTTCCTACCTTGTAACGGGATATAACATTCTTAATGTTTTAGCAGACATGGAATTTGTTGTGAGCCTTTTGTGCTTCTAGGATATTCGGCATAAGCATTTTGTCCACTATTTCATTGGCAGTGGATAGGGGCTTGGGAGAGTCAGTATGTGACtgtatataagtaaatattttgCCATACCATGCTTTTAACTGTTTCCACTTCAACAAATAATTGAAATACAGGGGTTGGTTGAAATTTTTTATGTGCTGTCTCTAACTTACTTTTTAATAGTGCTTATGCCATTTTTGCTCTAAAGCATTTAATGTCCATAGAACAAATCTTTAAAGCTTGTAAACAGCAAATTCATTTTGTTATGTAGCCTCAAAAGGAGTTATCATACACATAGTTTTGGTTGAGAGAAGGGCAAAAGCAAGCTGCCTtattatggtttaaaaaaaaaataagaccctGTGAAATAGGCTTGTTGGTAATTATTCTGAGTATTATCCAGAACCATGTAGAATACAATTTGGCATTGGATAAAGGAGAGTCATGTAAAGAAGACAAGGGGAATTGTAGTGGTAATTGCCAGTCTAATGATGTCTGAAATGAGTCACTGAGGAGTCCTGTATATTGAAATCACAAGACATCCAAAGTAATGATCCTTTTGACAGCCTTCAATAATATGGCTATCATAGTAACATATGAGGTTAGTGAAGAGTTAAGCAGCATGGGGGGAGGTGTCATCCATTCTACAAcagttttttttcttgatgtaatAGGATATTCAGAAGTTTCTAACACTTATGCTtttaatcctttctctgggtctaTGTGACCTGTTTGAGTCTTTTCAATGCTTTGTTCAACTGTTTGCAATGCTTTCATAGCCAACTGAGTAAAGATGGTGTGGAGAATTTAAATCTGAATCTCCTCTCAAAATGTTGTAAAGGAGCCAGTAGTTTTGGGTGAAGCCATTGTTTGACTCATGAAGTTTTTGAAGTCatcatttttaatctcttttctgatCTGTAACTAGTGGCCTTATAACATCTGTTGTTACATGAAAGCCTAAGTATTGAAAAGGAGGGTATTTTTGTACTTTCTCTGGGGCTGCTTCCAAATCATGCAGTTTCAATTGTCTTGTTACTTCTTGTAAAGCTTATTCTAAGATTACATGTCCTTATGGGCACCCAGCAagtcatccatataatgtaacagAACTAACCTTGATATCTTTTTCTTATAGGTGCTAGCACATTCTTGACACATTGTGGGACTATTTTTCATCCCTTGGGGTAAAACAAGCCATTGATATCATTTATAGGGTTCAGCATAGTTAATGGATGGAATTGAAAATGCAAATCTAACCCCAAGATTAGTTTTATTCTATACCTATCTTAGGTCTAAAACTCAGCCCATCCTGGTGGCAAAATATTAGGCAAAGGCAGGTGACTTTGTAAAGCTCCCATGGTATGTATTTGTTCACTTACTTTCCTCAAATCAGTTAATATTCTCCacacttctgatttttcttattatagctttttatttacaaatatatgcataggtaatttttcaggattgaaagtttcaaatccttttttttttttcaactttttccctccttcccccccaacttctgatttttttttttttttgataacataAGGAAGAATTCCAAGGGTTGACAGAAGGCTCTATATGCTTTTGTCTTAATTGTAATTCAACTATATCCTGAAGAGCTATGATCTTTTCTATTAAGGGCACTGTTCTACCCATACAGGGTCATTATCTTTCCAGTGAATACAAAGAAGTGATATAGTGTTGAAATAGCTCTATAACAGTGACCCTGATTAAAAAGGGGACATTGTAAGTACACCTTATTGATTTTTAATTACCCAAGGTTAATGGAGGAGGCCTGTGAGAATGTAAGGTCTAATGATACCCTGTTTCCCTTCATGAGTCCATATCTCCATTCATTAGAACTTATGTTTATGTAGGGGAGAGAGTATTGACCCCAACAATGTGTTGAAGACTATTCCATTTTCCAGTAAGGAGGCCAGTGCTTCTGTGCTATAACTATCCTGTCTCGGTATCAACCAAGCCTCTAAAAGGCATTCCTTCTAAAAAGTTAACTTAGGTTGTATGTCTGTAACAACCTGGCTCCAATAAATCCCTTCTGGTCTTATTATACAACCTTCTAATTGCTTCTAGCATAATACTAAAACTTGTGCAAAACAATCCCCTACTTCTATGGTTGCAGTTTGTGTGCCCATATTAACTACTGGTACAcacaatagttttgttttgttttgtttttctttccaacacACATTTTGGTCACACCTAATATTTTCTTGGTGGTAGAGTTATGGCCACAGATCCAATAAGTAAAGGAAGTATTTGTTGTATTTTAACATATGCAATGTGCTCTGGGAGGATTTTGACCTTTTGAGCATAAAGGGGAGCTATGGCCATCTAGATATGACATACATTTTCTTCTGGTATTTGAGCATATTGTTCCTGTAGGGATAATGGGTTTATTCCCTAAGGGGTTTTATGCCAGCCATCATTCCCTCTATAGAAGCACACCCATcgcccccctttttttttaaacctgataATTTTCTCAAGTTAGCTACTACTCCTTCATTACCAGTTGATCTGATCAGGGCCTTTACGCTAAGGCATTCGAGAAATTTTCTGTCTGGAAAAGGAACCCCAAGCTTtcattgcagccttagaaatttgctcatacactgttatgggataattaatctgttcaagaaaaaaatagaactggaaaCATTCACAGAACACAAACTGGTTTATTAAATGATAAATCAACAATGTAGGGAGAGGGGTTAAACCTAAATCTAGGATGccattatcaaataaaatattattggccaaacaaaaaaggcattttagaattttaaatgcaGGAAATCTATAAGCCATTAAGAGCATGAAAAGTAAAtcctgtttgccccacgttgggcaccaaaatgttggctttaaaatattataaaagttctttctgggtgccttccctggaatcaggattttgtcggtccctgttcaggcgccaaaatctggtgagctttttcttctcaaaacacagccagatgatcttttattatctccaatccaagagctcttgcctctttgtcctttgcttctatctctgctttcttcagtctccagagccagcacagagatggaatgaatctcttgtctccttcacttggtgctcggctagctttctggtgagtctttcagaccagcttcgtctcagtgggggaagtgcaggagcccagccaccaactcctctccaatgcagctgaactctcttctgtgaccagccagccaagtggaaaatatattctctcttgccttgcctcggagagacgGCTTCTACTGGGCAACTGTGTTTAGAATTCTTTGATGTCCCTTGACCTTTTTGAACTGGAGAAAGTTCCTTGACTACTGGATCACTTTTGCTGGGAGAACTACTTTTCAACTGATTGTCAAATACTAGTCCACGCTTCTTCGAGGCAAGTGGAAGAACAGGACCATTctctttcttactctgttttgAAGGTGAACAGGTGAGCACATGGGGAGTATTGCATAAGTTGTCATCTCCTAGCCGCTTCCTGGGACTTTGATTCTATGTTTTGGATGAGCTCTTCATAAGTGGCCTCAGTATTTTCATGCAAAAATTCCACAACTTTTTTActcagcagccctgcctaaaaagccgaagtacttaattgtaatcctatctgttgcaaaatgtctcttccccacagattgatggggattttttcaaccacaaaaggagtaaaaactcctgtttcattttcaaatgtccatttcataggggcagcactaacttctgctactattgatcctcctacaccagacatacaggtgtctgccttaatctttggccagtgactgggccagctggcacctctaattacagtacgatctgcacctgtgtctagcAATCCTTTTAGTGGTATTCCATTCacataaatagtgagcataggtcgtcatctgtcacagctgcagtccaaaatattcctggactctgctgcttttccaggaaaaaaaaaaaaaaaaaaaaagagttcactTTAACAGCTACTCATGGagatgaacaataaaaataagccAGAAAGGGAATTTGTGGGTCCACTGCTTCAAGACCTGTCAACCAGAGCATCCTCGGCAGCCACAGTGGGTACACTCAATGATCCGCCCcacttctaatttgctttttggAACCCTACATATACAGTTGGTTCCAAAATTGGTATCCCGAGTCTGAATGCAACGGAGGCAACACAGCTTTTCATAACCTTGTTTCTTCCACTTGGCAATCAAATTCTTATCTGCATAACCTTCTTTAATGCAGTACTCATACAATTCTCTACTTATGGCTTTCCTCTTATAAAAAAGATCAAATATGTATCTCGTTTTCTGGTGATGAATCCTGAAAATTGGCCAGAGAGATtctactttcctctttccttcatgAGGTTCAGTTTCAGCTTCTCTCATCTTCTGATCCAATTCATCCAGCGTTGGTTCGATTAGCTCCCAACCATCTGGAGGAGCTTTCCTGCTTCTTTTCACTTTAGGCATTTTCGACTGCTCCCGACCACCACTAGTCAGGCTTCCGTTTCCGTCCCACCGCTCTGCTCAGCCCTTGTTGCCTGATTAATATGTCACGGACAAGGGCCTCTAGGCCCCCGTAATATGAAGTCACTCTCCCGCCACAGGCGAAGCCTCTGCAAAGATGTTGCGTCAGTTTGGTCGTCCTCAGTTTTGCCTGCGGGCTTATTATTCCTAATTTTACTGGTTTCTTTAGTCCAGTTCCAAgtgctcttgcagcttgtcctttgcctctgccagctttcagcctccagctctctctctgaatctccagttcttctcactcctgactgaggctcctccttttatatgctttttttagaggtgtgaactcaaaggtgttaactcctcctctgagagtgggattgtgggttcctgacttgtgaactctaatgtgtgaactctcaaaggtgtaaacttaagtacataagcattgcttctatcaattctagtgagttaacactttgtaaggattctaacatagGATCacatatttgacatttaaaatctaAAGTTAATGGAAATCTGCTATATAATTTTATGAACTGgcattgttttttcttcatttaacaaaCCAGTCTTAAACTAATACAATTTTATAATATTAGATTCCAAAATATTAAGACCAATTTCCTTTGATTCTCATTTGAGCCTAATATgcttaaatctattttatatctatttcattattccttctcttcttaatcattttctttattatcccTGTCACTAATACTTACCAtagccttttaaaaagaaatgggagggggaagggaggagagaagtcaACTCTCTCATACTCTTCCTATTTTATCCCTAGTTCTATGCTTATTCTAATCTAATTCTTGGTCTATATAAAGTAGATACATGCATATCAAAAGCTAAAAACACAAGTGATAAGTATTgctcatccttcattcttgaagaggaccaatgacattaaaTGCTATAGTAGCAGCTAATAATATCATACTTTAGCGAGCAAACACCAGTTTCTAAATATGTAACTAAAGCTACCTAAAAACTTatataatgaaaagatttttaaaagagcaacTACACTTTAGATGATGTGGGGAAAATAAATAGTGGAATGAATACATTGAGTGCATACAGTAGACTAGTATTTGGTTGGCAGAACCAGTTtgcttcattttattaatattgctATCAGTCtctgaaaagctttttttaagagtaaaaaaaaaaacacaaggaaacaaAATCCTTAGATACTATTCCATTAGAACTTCCTTCAGTGGAATAGATGGTCATAGATGTATTTCTAGCAACCCAATTTAGATTATATGAGTGATTTGGAAGCATAGGTGAGATTgtagaagggaccccaaaactctaaaactcttTGAAGGAGAGACTCTCCTTGAACCCTGTGTCTGTAGGGATCCCTCCTGAGGACAAACAGCTTTGTTCTGTAACTTAGGTGTGGGGCTGGTTGAGTCCTGAGCTAAGGAAATCCaatcctattgaattaaagagactcattcaattcttttcaaattccagctcaagccaAAATCCAGCTTGTAggtaaaaagagccaacttggaactTCACCCATTAGCCCAGCCCCCATGGAACAggcttggaatgtagccaaagacttccttttaaaaacttatttctttgcagaggtcctgCCATGCCATGCAAGCCTTTGCTCACTGGAATAATATTCCCTTCCAGTGCTACTCTCTCTTTATCCTCGCCTATTTTCCTAATGAGACTGTCTTTGTTGCagtttctctactagaaactttacttcccaATAcctataataaactttttttttttttttatcaacctAGGTTTTTGGTCTGTAAAGGGGgttcccccaaactccctactCTTGCATTGGCTCCCAAGGGGGGGGTATagaggagccaaacctctccatttggttccctgaaccctaaacctgccactagatcttatcatttaactccctgaccaccaggaaccctaatctcattttggttctgtATGGAATGGAAGGATGAAGAACTTACagtaatgtgtgaattctttttcttgaccgtgtatgtatttttttttctcataggtTGTTTTGATAAGGTCAAGTAATGAATCAATAGATACATTTCCTCTGACAGGTTCTGTGTAAAGCACTGAAGgctagaaaaaaaagggggggtatTTTCTCTACATGTGACAGTCATACtgatataaactgagatcttttggaaGGAAGGGTTGGAAAAGTCCTGATGTGAActatgtcccctttaatctgtggggGAAGGGTGATTAAACCTTCCTTTAGGAGGGGCACACCCTCCTGCCCTTAAAGGAAAACTCCCAAAATAAGTactctcattcaattggaaatcttagCCTGGAGTATTGTCCACATCCTCTATGGAGTTGCTCAAATTCcccagttaagtaatctcattcaatatTGAATTGAAGTCCCAAGACCTCAGAGAGCTAATAAAAAATGACTCTGAACCCCTGAATCTTTGCCTTTTGCCCTTCTGGACTTAGCCCATTGGTGAAGGTAGTTTCTTCTAGGTATTGAcccatctttgcagaagtcctaacaggACTCTGCCTACTAAGAAAGTTGTCATTTTATGATACCGTTTTCTTAGAGTAAATAAATACCATTCTTTGTCACAAACTTCATGCCTGCATTTATTGGggtttttgaattcttttgtaaAACCTGCACAATGGCCTAGGGGATCTCTTGTCCTCAATTCTTACACCTCATCAATATGACAtctctcagaaaaataaatgtccATCTCAGGAACCCAGGATACATGAACACTTGTTTGCAGACAAACTGAAGTATTAGGAGccgcttgtttatttatttatttttaaaattataactttttattgacagatcccatgcctgggtaatttttttacaacattatcccttgtactcacttctgttccgacttttcccctcccttcctccacctctcccccagatggcaagcagtgctatacatgttaaataggttacagtatatcctagatacaatatatgtgtgcagaaccgaacagttttcttgttgcacagggaaatttggattcagaaggtaaaaataacccgggaagaaaaaccaaaatgcaaacagtttacattcatttcccagtgttctttctctaggtttagctacttctgtccattcttgatcaattgaaactgagttagatctttgtggaagaaatctgcttccatcagaatacatcctcatacagtatcgttgttgaaggaTATAATGATCTAGGAGCCACTTGTTAATGGTAGctgggatctaattctgaccagaaTAGATTGAATCATGTGAGGGTGAGAATGATGCAAGATGAGAGGTGAGTACCTCTAATTTATTATGCCCCGTGCAAAATGTTTTCAAGGCACAGCAAGATATCCATTAAAGAAAAGCATCCATTCCTTTGCAAGCAACACCTGCTTCTAATAACTGTATTTTCAGACAATTATTTCCAGTTGCCAGGGTCATGTTGGTTCCAGTGAATGGGCTAGCTCAActtaaaagtaagaaaagtagAGTCACTTGCAACTCCTTAGCTCTAATATATAGCTGAAGGGTTGTGAGAACAAATTCCTCCCTTAACTTTCAGTGTGCTGTAATACATAGCTGCAggataaagaacgagattataaataaattagaggaacatagaatagtttatctctcagacttgtggaggagaaagaaatttgtgaccaaagatgaactagagaccattactgatcacagaatagaaaatttccattacatcaaattaaaaagcctctgtacaaataaaactaatgcaaacaagattagaagggaagcaacaaactgggaaaacattttcacagttaaaggttctgataaaggcctcatttccaaaatatatagagaactgactcaaatttataagaaatcaagccattctccaattgataaatggtcaaaggatatgaacagacaattttcagaggatgagattgaaactattaccactcatatgaaagagtgttccaaatcattattgatcagagaaatgcaaattaagacaactctgagataccactacacacctgtcagattggctaagatgacaggaaaaaataatgatgaatgttggaggggatgcggggaaaactgggacactaatgcattgttggtggagttgtgaacgaatccaaccattctggagagcaatctggaattatgcccaaaaaattatcaaattgtgcataccctttgatccagcagtgtttctattgggcttataccccaaagaaatactaaagaagggaaagggacctgtatgtgccaaaatgtttgtagcagccctgtttatagtggctagaaactggaaaatgaatggatgcccatcaattggagaatggctgggtaaattgtggtatatgaatgttatggaatattattgttctgtaagaaatgaccagcaggatgaatacagagaggactggcgagacttacatgaactgatgctaagtgaaatgagcagaaccaggagatcattatacacttcgacaacgatgttgtatgaggacatattttgatggaagtggatttctttgacaaagagacctgagtttcaattgataaatgacggacaaaagcagctacacccaaagaaagaacactgggaaacgaatgtaaactatctgcatttttgtttttcttcccgggttatttataccttctgaatccaattctccctaagcaacaagagaactgttcggttctgcaaacatatattgtatctaggatatactgcaacatatccaa
This genomic window contains:
- the LOC127562394 gene encoding protein BUD31 homolog, encoding MPKVKRSRKAPPDGWELIEPTLDELDQKMREAETEPHEGKRKVESLWPIFRIHHQKTRYIFDLFYKRKAISRELYEYCIKEGYADKNLIAKWKKQGYEKLCCLRCIQTRDTNFGTNCICRVPKSKLEVGRIIECTHCGCRGCSG